One Rhipicephalus microplus isolate Deutch F79 chromosome 4, USDA_Rmic, whole genome shotgun sequence genomic window carries:
- the LOC119172291 gene encoding uncharacterized protein LOC119172291, which yields MDSRTLLLLVILASAVALASCAAQDGGETARHSVQKRGLLDTIAEGARSLRDGAAEFFDRSWSGIKAAFRDFMNWLRGAPSTDEVFRPATPPASGKSYDDEPETGFGFEHPHHAEPCPDSRGHPTAEPTTRSSTQTGTLSKSTGPASTTTEEVSSEEESETTSGASEASVTPPASSVVTTTRAPSLATTTKAPTTAAETVGPRGAGGDLGAPPITETAAQGSTDAPQTTSDTATGEAVSVSATRDYAVPTATDKTPAPSIDSTSSPTLPPEDPSENDIDAQPSSKEPPPSRRRGNEPGFVISDGR from the exons ATGGACAGTCGCACCTTGCTGCTCCTGGTTATCCTGGCGTCCGCAGTGGCGCTGGCGTCGTGCGcagcccaagatggcggcgaGACAGCGAGGCATAGCGTGCAAAAAAGAGGACTGCTGGACACCATCGCCGAGGGAGCCAGGTCCCTGCGAGATGGGGCTGCTGAGTTCTTCGATCGCTCATGGT CCGGAATCAAGGCGGCCTTCAGAGACTTCATGAACTGGCTGCGGGGAGCGCCATCCACT GATGAAGTGTTCCGTCCGGCCACTCCACCGGCATCCGGAAAGTCGTACGACGATGAACCAGAAACCGGCTTCGGTTTCGAGCACCCGCACCACGCCGAGCCGTGTCCGGACTCGAGGGGACACCCAACCGCCGAGCCGACCACGCGGAGCAGCACGCAAACGGGCACGCTCTCAAAGTCGACGGGACCCGCCAGCACCACGACCGAAGAGGTGTCCTCCGAAGAGGAATCCGAGACCACCAGTGGAGCCTCCGAGGCGTCGGTCACCCCACCCGCCTCTTCAGTGGTGACTACCACGCGAGCTCCCAGCCTAGCGACGACGACCAAAGCACCGACGACGGCAGCAGAAACAGTCGGTCCGCGAGGCGCCGGAGGAGATTTGGGGGCGCCTCCGATAACCGAGACGGCAGCGCAGGGGAGCACGGACGCTCCACAAACGACGTCGGACACAGCTACTGGCGAGGCAGTGAGCGTGTCGGCGACTCGCGACTACGCGGTTCCTACGGCCACGGATAAGACGCCGGCGCCATCCATCGATTCCACGAGCAGCCCAACGCTGCCTCCGGAAGACCCGTCGGAAAACGACATCGATGCCCAGCCGTCGTCCAAGGAACCACCGCCGTCGCGGCGAAGAGGAAATGAGCCCGGCTTCGTGATCTCTGACGGTCGTTAA